In Pseudomonas glycinae, the DNA window CCATCATCTATAAAGGCCTGATGATGCCGGCCGACCTGGCCGCGTTCTATCCGGACCTGGGTGACCAGCGCCTGCAAACCGCGATCTGCGTGTTCCACCAGCGCTTCTCCACCAACACCCTGCCGAAATGGCCGCTGGCCCAGCCATTCCGCTTCCTCGCCCATAACGGCGAGATCAACACCATCACCGGCAACCGCAACTGGGCGCAGGCCCGTCGGACCAAGTTCACCAACGATCTGATGGATCTGGAAGAACTCGGCCCGCTGGTCAACCGTGTCGGTTCCGACTCCTCGAGCATGGACAACATGCTCGAACTGATGGTCACCGGCGGCATCGACCTGTTCCGTGGCGTGCGGATGATCATTCCGCCAGCGTGGCAGAACGTCGAAACCATGGACCCGGATCTGCGTGCGTTCTACGAGTACAACTCGATGCACATGGAGCCGTGGGACGGCCCGGCCGGCGTGGTAATGACCGACGGTCGCTACGCGGTGTGCCTGCTCGACCGTAACGGTCTGCGCCCGGCGCGCTGGGTCACCACCAAGAACGGTTTCATCACCCTCGCGTCGGAAATCGGCGTCTGGAACTACCAGCCTGAAGACGTGCTCGCCAAGGGCCGTGTCGGCCCGGGCCAGATCTTCGCCGTGGACACCGAAACCGGGCAGATCCTCGACACCGACGCGATCGACAACCGTCTCAAATCCCGTCATCCGTACAAGCAATGGCTGCGCAAGAATGCCCTGCGCATCCAGGCGACCATGGAAGACAACGACCACGGTTCGGCTTTCTACGACGTCGATCAGCTCAAGCAGTACATGAAGATGTATCAGGTCACGTTCGAAGAGCGCGATCAGGTACTGCGTCCGCTTGGCGAACAAGGCTACGAAGCCGTTGGCTCGATGGGCGACGACACGCCGATGGCCGTGCTGTCCCAGCGCGTGCGCACGCCGTACGACTATTTCCGTCAGCAGTTCGCGCAGGTGACCAACCCGCCGATCGACCCGCTGCGTGAAGCGATCGTGATGTCGCTGGAAATCTGCCTCGGTGCCGAGCGCAACATCTTCCAGGAGTCGCCGGAACACGCCTCGCGCGTGATCCTCAGCTCGCCGGTCATTTCCCCGGCCAAGTGGCGCTCGCTGATGAACCTCGACCGCCCGGGTTTCGAGCGGCAGATCATCGACCTCAACTACGACGAAAGCGTCGGCCTCGAAGCGGCGATCCGCAACGTCGCCGATCAGGCTGAAGAAGCCGTGCGTGCCGGTCGTACCCAGATCGTTCTGAGCGACCGTCATATCGCTCCGGGCAAACTGCCGATCCACGCTTCGTTGGCCACCGGCGCGGTGCACCACCGCCTGACCGAAAAAGGCCTGCGCTGCGACTCCAACATCCTCGTTGAAACCGCCACCGCCCGCGATCCGCACCACTTCGCCGTGCTGATCGGCTTTGGCGCCTCGGCGGTCTATCCGTTCCTCGCGTACGAAGTGCTGGGCGACCTGATCCGAACCGGTGAAGTGCTGGGCGACCTCTACGAGGTATTCAAGAACTACCGCAAAGGCATCACCAAAGGTCTGTTGAAGATCCTGTCGAAGATGGGCATCTCGACCATCGCGTCGTATCGCGGTGCGCAGCTGTTCGAAGCCATCGGTCTGTCCGAAGAAGTCTGCGAGCTGAGCTTCCGGGGCGTGCCGAGCCGTATCAAGGGTGCGCGTTTCGTCGACATCGAAGCCGAGCAGAAAGCACTGGCTACCGAAGCCTGGAGTCCGCGCAAGCCGATCCAGCAGGGCGGTCTGCTGAAGTTCGTCCACGGTGGCGAATATCACGCGTACAACCCGGACGTGGTCAACACCCTGCAAGCCGCCGTGCAGCAGGGCGACTACGCCAAATTCAAGGAATACACCTCGCTGGTGGACAACCGTCCGGTGTCGATGATCCGCGACCTGTTCAAGGTCAAGACCCTCGACACGCCGCTGGACATCAGTGAAGTCGAGCCGCTGGAGTCGGTGCTCAAGCGCTTCGACTCCGCCGGTATCTCGCTGGGCGCCTTGTCGCCGGAAGCTCACGAAGCCCTGGCCGAAGCCATGAACCGCCTCGGTGCGCGTTCCAACTCCGGCGAAGGCGGCGAAGACCCGGCGCGCTACGGCACCATCAAGAGCTCGAAAATCAAACAGGTCGCGACCGGCCGTTTCGGTGTGACCCCGGAATACCTGGTCAACGCCGAAGTGCTGCAGATCAAGGTCGCCCAGGGCGCCAAGCCGGGCGAGGGCGGGCAACTGCCGGGCGGTAAAGTGAACGGGCTGATCGCCAAGCTGCGTTACGCAGTGCCGGGCGTGACCCTGATTTCGCCACCGCCGCACCACGACATCTATTCGATCGAAGACTTGTCGCAGCTGATCTTCGACCTGAAACAGGTCAACCCGAAGGCGCTGGTTTCGGTGAAACTCGTGGCTGAAGCAGGCGTCGGCACCATCGCCGCCGGTGTGGCCAAGGCCTATGCGGACTTGATCACCATCTCCGGCTACGACGGTGGCACCGGTGCTTCGCCTCTGACCTCGATCAAATACGCTGGCGCTCCGTGGGAACTCGGCCTGGCCGAAACCCACCAGACCCTGCGCGGCAACGACCTGCGCGGCAAGGTTCGGGTCCAGACCGACGGCGGCCTGAAGACCGGCCTCGACGTGATCAAGGCAGCCATCCTCGGCGCCGAAAGCTTCGGCTTCGGTACTGCGCCGATGATCGCGCTGGGCTGCAAATACCTGCGCATCTGCCACCTGAACAACTGCGCCACCGGCGTCGCGACCCAGAACGAGAAGCTGCGCAAGGATCACTACATCGGCACCGTCGACATGGTGGTGAACTTCTTCACCTACGTCGCCGAAGAAACCCGTGAGTGGCTGGCCAAGCTCGGCGTGCGTTCCCTCGAAGAGCTGATCGGCCGCACCGATCTGCTGGAAATTCTCGAAGGGCAGACTGCCAAGCAGCATCACCTGGATCTGACCCCGCTGCTGGGCAGCGATCACATCCCGGCGGACAAGCCTCAGTTCTGCGGCGTCGAGCGCAACCCGCCCTTCGACCAGGGCCTGCTGGCCGAGAAAATGGTCGAGATGGCAACGTCGGCGATCAACGATCTCAGCGGCGCCGAGTTCGATCTGGATATCTGCAACTGCGACCGTTCGATCGGCGCACGGATCTCCGGCGAAATCGCGCGCAAGCACGGCAACCAGGGCATGGCGAAAGCGCCGATCACCTTCCGCTTCAAGGGCACTGCCGGTCAGAGCTTCGGCGTGTGGAACGCCGGCGGTCTGAACATGTACCTGGAAGGCGACGCCAACGACTACGTCGGCAAAGGCATGACCGGTGGCAAGCTGACCATCGTGCCGCCGAAGGGCAGCGTTTATAAGACTCAGGAAAGCGCCATCATCGGCAACACCTGCCTGTACGGCGCCACGGGCGGCAAGCTGTTCGCCGCCGGCACCGCAGGCGAGCGTTTCGCCGTGCGCAACTCCGGTGCCCACACGGTTGTGGAAGGCACTGGCGATCACTGCTGTGAGTACATGACCGGTGGTTTTGTCTGCGTACTGGGCAAGACCGGTTACAACTTCGGCTCTGGCATGACCGGCGGTTTCGCCTACGTGCTCGACCAGGACAACACCTTCGTTGACCGGGTCAACCACGAACTGGTGGAAATCCAGCGGATCAGCGGCGAAGCGATGGAAGCCTATCGCAGCCACCTGCAGAACGTGCTGAACGAGTACGTCGCGGAAACCGACAGCGAGTGGGGTCGTGAGCTCGCCGAGAACCTCGATGACTACTTGCGCCGTTTCTGGCTGGTCAAGCCGAAGGCTGCCAACCTGAAGTCGTTGCTTTCCAGCACCCGTGCCAACCCGCAGTGATATGCGCCTGAAGAGTTTGATGAGGTTTTAACAATGGCTGAACGTCTGAATAACGACTTCCAGTTCATCGATGTCGGGCGCAAGGATCCGAAGAAGAAACTGTTGCGTCAACGCAAGAAAGAGTTCGTGGAAATCTACGAACCGTTCAAACCCCAGCAGTCGGCCGACCAGGCCCACCGCTGCCTGGGTTGCGGCAACCCGTATTGCGAATGGAAGTGCCCGGTGCACAACTTCATTCCGAACTGGCTGAAGCTGGTGGCCGAGGGCAACATCCTCCAGGCCGCCGAGCTGTCGCACCAGACCAACACCCTGCCGGAAGTCTGCGGCCGGGTGTGCCCGCAGGATCGTCTGTGCGAGGGTGCCTGCACCCTCAACGACGGCTTCGGCGCGGTGACCATCGGTTCGGTCGAGAAGTACATCACCGACACCGCGTTCGCCATGGGCTGGCGCCCGGACATGTCCAAGGTCAAACCGACCGGCAAGCGTGTCGCGATCATCGGCGCGGGCCCGGCGGGCCTCGGTTGTGCCGACGTGCTGGTGCGCGGCGGCGTGACTCCGGTGGTGTTCGACAAGAACCCGGAAATCGGCGGTCTGCTGACCTTCGGCATCCCCGAGTTCAAGCTCGAGAAGACCGTGCTGAGCAATCGCCGCGAAGTCTTCACCGGCATGGGCATCGAATTCCGCCTCAACACCGAGGTCGGCAAGGACGTGACCATGGAGCAACTGCTCGCCGAATACGATGCCGTGTTCATGGGCATGGGCACCTACACCTACATGAAGGGCGGTTTTGCCGGTGAGGATCTGCCGGGCGTTTATGACGCGCTGGATTTCCTGATCGCCAACGTCAACCGCAACCTGGGCTTTGAAAAGTCGCCGGAAGATTTCGTCGACATGAAGGGCAAGAAGGTCGTGGTGCTGGGTGGCGGCGACACGGCGATGGACTGCAACCGCACGTCGATCCGCCAGGGCGCCAAATCGGTGACCTGCGCCTATCGTCGTGACGAAGCGAACATGCCTGGCTCGCGCAAAGAGGTGAAAAACGCCAAGGAAGAAGGCGTGAAATTCCTCTACAACCGCCAGCCGATCGCCATCGTCGGCGAGGACAAGGTCGAAGGCGTGAAGGTGGTCGAGACCCGTCTCGGCGAACCGGATGCCCGTGGCCGTCGCAGCCCCGAGCCGATCCCGGGCTCCGAAGAGATCATCCCGGCCGACGCCGTGGTCATCGCGTTCGGTTTCCGCCCGAGCCCGGCGCCGTGGTTCGAGCAGTTCGAGATCCAGACCGACAGCCAGGGCCGCGTCGTTGCGCCCGAGCAGGGTCAGTACAAGCACCAGACCAGCAACCCGAAAATCTTCGCCGGTGGCGACATGGTGCGCGGTTCCGACCTGGTGGTGACGGCGATCTTCGAAGGCCGCAATGCGGCTGAAGGGATCCTGGATTACCTGGGCGTCTAAACCTTCCTCTGATCGTTCCCACGTCGAGGCGTCGAACCGTCTGCGTGGGAATGCCTCCCGGGACGCTCTGCGTCCCAAAAGGCGTGACGCGGAGCGTCACTGGCGGCGTTACCACGCGGAGCGTGGGAACGATCTTCTGTGAAAAAAACGCGACAAATTGACCCGATAGACAAAAGGCTGACCTGCATCCGTGCCTTTTGCGTCGCGCTCTGAGAAAATGCCCGCACTTTTTTTCCGGATGCCGACATGACTGCCCTGAAGAACGACCGTTTCCTCCGCGCCCTGCTCAAGCAACCCGTAGACGTCACCCCTGTGTGGATGATGCGCCAGGCCGGCCGCTACCTGCCGGAATACCGCGCCAGCCGCGCCCAGGCCGGTGATTTCATGAGCCTGTGCATGAATCCGGAATTCGCCTGCGAAGTCACGCTGCAACCGCTGGACCGCTATCCGCAACTGGACGCGGCGATCCTGTTCTCCGACATCCTCACCATCCCCGATGCCATGGGCCAGGGCCTGTACTTCGAGACCGGTGAAGGTCCGCGCTTCAAGAAAGTCGTCAGTACCCTGGCCGACATCGAAGCCCTGCCGATCCCGGATCCGCACAAAGATCTCGGTTATGTGATGGACGCGGTCAGCACCATCCGCCGCGAGCTGAACGGCCGTGTACCGCTGATCGGTTTCTCCGGCAGCCCGTGGACCCTCGCCACGTACATGGTCGAAGGCGGCTCGTCGAAAGACTTCCGCAAGACCAAGGCGATGCTCTACGACAACCCGCAAGCCATGCACCTTCTGTTGGACAAACTGGCGCAGTCGGTGACCGCGTACCTGAACGGCCAGATCCAGGCCGGTGCGCAAGCGGTGCAGATCTTCGATACCTGGGGCGGCAACCTGTCGGCGGCGGCGTATCAGGAGTTCTCCTTGGCCTACATGAAGAAAATCGTCAGCGGCCTGATCCGCGAGCACGACGGTCGCAAGGTGCCGGTGATCCTGTTCACCAAGAACGGCGGCCTGTGGCTGGAAAGCATCGCCGACGCTGGCGCCGACGCACTGGGCCTGGACTGGACCTGCGACATTGGCAACGCCCGCGCCCGCGTGGGCGACAAGGTCGCGCTGCAAGGCAACATGGACCCGACCGTGCTCTACGCCAAGCCGGAAGCGATCCGCACCGAAGTCGGGCGCATCCTCGCCAGCTACGGCAAGGGCAGCGGCCACGTGTTCAACCTCGGCCATGGCATCACGCCGGAAGTCGATCCGGAACACGCCGGCGCTTTCCTGCGTGCGGTGCACGAGTTGTCGGCGCAGTATCACGAGTAATCGGCGCTCAGCTCTAATAGTAGAAAACAAAAACGCCCGGCTTATGCCGGGCGTTTTTGTTTGCGATGGGTTTAGCGTCCGAGGAGTTGTTCGGCGTAGCGGGCGATGATGTGGTCGAAGGGTTTTTGATTGGGAATCGCGGTATTTCTGATCGCCGTCACCAACCGCTCAAGCTCTTCCTCGCTGATTTGCATGACGAACTCATCATCGAAGAGGCGGCGGATTGTGTCCTGCCGTCGATTTTTGAGGTAGGCGATGTCTAGCGCCAATACCTCGATCATCTTTGTGGCGGGAAGGTCGTCAGAATCTTTTGGCTGGATTTCGCCGGTTCGCAGATATCGGAAGCGCTGTTCACAGTTCTCGTCGGTGGGAGAAATGTGTTGGTTTTCGTCGAACCAGTTGCCCTTCTTATGGCCGCAGTGCAACGGATTGCCGGGCTTGGTTTCTCGCAGGCAGGAGGCATGAAGGTTGTGAAACTCCAACGCCAGCTCTTCGAAATGCTCTTGAGGTCTGAAGTGCTCGATATGGCTGGTCGAGGCATCTATTTCCCGGCCGCAATAACAGCAGAAAAAGCCTTGCTCCTTAAGCAGGGCATTATGCAAATCCCGTTTTTGCGGGTTTTGTAGCGTTGGGTAAGTTGGACTCCACTCGTCGTTCGCCGAGTTTTTCCAATCTGTAAATGAAGCTGGTTCAGTTCCTTTGAGCACTCGCTTCATTTGCCGAGAATCTCCTTGCGCCTGATCAGTGCTTCGGCGCCGGCGAATTCCGGTAGGTCGGGGGCTTTCTTTTTCAGCGCCTCAAGTTGTGATTTTGCCTTTTCGAGGTCGTTATCTTCCAACGTGGAAAAAAGCTCGGACAGCAGATCTTCGATCTCTGGTTCGCGCTGCGTAACGCCCATTACCTCTTCAAGCACGCTGCTGGAATCCAGACCGTAGGTGACCCGCGGATGAGTAGGATCCCCGTTGTGCAACAGGATGACTTCCTCAGGTTTCAGGCTGCCGATGATTTGTGGGGAGTGGCTTGCGGCGATGAATTGGACTTTGGGAAAAGCCTGTCTCAATGCAGGCACGATGCTGCGTTGCCAGGCCGGGTGAAGGTGGATATCCAGTTCGTCGATGATAACCACGCCTGAGGTGTTCTTCAGGACGTCTTTGCCCATGTGGGGGTTGAGGATGCACATGCGTCGGGCGATATCGGCGAACAATGCAATCATCCCGCGTTGACCATCGCTAAGCTCATTGAAGGGAATGGTTTTTCCATCCAGGTCGATCAACAAGCTTTGCAGCCGGAGGTCATAGCGCAAATTTTGTGCGTGGGGAATAGCGCGCTCGATCGCAGTGTTTACCCAGTAAAGTTCGTCGTCGAACTCAAGTGACTGGGTGTTGGAATCAAGAAGGTTCTGCATCCGCTCCAGCGTTCTGCCGATTAACCAGCTTTCAAATTCTCTGAGATCCGCAACTGCATCGAACCAGTTAACGTAGGCATCGAAGCGCGAGACGCGTTGTTTCGCGGCGAACTCAGCAGATACTCCGACCCCTTGCCAGCGGCGATTGGAGCGGTAGAAAGC includes these proteins:
- a CDS encoding retron system putative HNH endonuclease, producing the protein MKRVLKGTEPASFTDWKNSANDEWSPTYPTLQNPQKRDLHNALLKEQGFFCCYCGREIDASTSHIEHFRPQEHFEELALEFHNLHASCLRETKPGNPLHCGHKKGNWFDENQHISPTDENCEQRFRYLRTGEIQPKDSDDLPATKMIEVLALDIAYLKNRRQDTIRRLFDDEFVMQISEEELERLVTAIRNTAIPNQKPFDHIIARYAEQLLGR
- a CDS encoding AAA family ATPase, which translates into the protein MRLDRLHIQNFRCYEDATFDFQPGFNLVVGVNGSGKSSLLQAVAVSFIELGNAMKPSQTSLKNEDIRFVIDRFENRSRFERKFPLLVHGIGSFFGAIDWVLKRDAEDLPHLVDSVFDAEIDKLKQKINLAIPVDLPVLAFYRSNRRWQGVGVSAEFAAKQRVSRFDAYVNWFDAVADLREFESWLIGRTLERMQNLLDSNTQSLEFDDELYWVNTAIERAIPHAQNLRYDLRLQSLLIDLDGKTIPFNELSDGQRGMIALFADIARRMCILNPHMGKDVLKNTSGVVIIDELDIHLHPAWQRSIVPALRQAFPKVQFIAASHSPQIIGSLKPEEVILLHNGDPTHPRVTYGLDSSSVLEEVMGVTQREPEIEDLLSELFSTLEDNDLEKAKSQLEALKKKAPDLPEFAGAEALIRRKEILGK
- a CDS encoding FAD-dependent oxidoreductase; amino-acid sequence: MAERLNNDFQFIDVGRKDPKKKLLRQRKKEFVEIYEPFKPQQSADQAHRCLGCGNPYCEWKCPVHNFIPNWLKLVAEGNILQAAELSHQTNTLPEVCGRVCPQDRLCEGACTLNDGFGAVTIGSVEKYITDTAFAMGWRPDMSKVKPTGKRVAIIGAGPAGLGCADVLVRGGVTPVVFDKNPEIGGLLTFGIPEFKLEKTVLSNRREVFTGMGIEFRLNTEVGKDVTMEQLLAEYDAVFMGMGTYTYMKGGFAGEDLPGVYDALDFLIANVNRNLGFEKSPEDFVDMKGKKVVVLGGGDTAMDCNRTSIRQGAKSVTCAYRRDEANMPGSRKEVKNAKEEGVKFLYNRQPIAIVGEDKVEGVKVVETRLGEPDARGRRSPEPIPGSEEIIPADAVVIAFGFRPSPAPWFEQFEIQTDSQGRVVAPEQGQYKHQTSNPKIFAGGDMVRGSDLVVTAIFEGRNAAEGILDYLGV
- the hemE gene encoding uroporphyrinogen decarboxylase, which translates into the protein MTALKNDRFLRALLKQPVDVTPVWMMRQAGRYLPEYRASRAQAGDFMSLCMNPEFACEVTLQPLDRYPQLDAAILFSDILTIPDAMGQGLYFETGEGPRFKKVVSTLADIEALPIPDPHKDLGYVMDAVSTIRRELNGRVPLIGFSGSPWTLATYMVEGGSSKDFRKTKAMLYDNPQAMHLLLDKLAQSVTAYLNGQIQAGAQAVQIFDTWGGNLSAAAYQEFSLAYMKKIVSGLIREHDGRKVPVILFTKNGGLWLESIADAGADALGLDWTCDIGNARARVGDKVALQGNMDPTVLYAKPEAIRTEVGRILASYGKGSGHVFNLGHGITPEVDPEHAGAFLRAVHELSAQYHE
- the gltB gene encoding glutamate synthase large subunit; its protein translation is MKAGLYQPDEFKDNCGFGLIAHMQGEPSHTLLQTAIEALTCMTHRGGINADGKTGDGCGLLIQKPDAFLRAIAQETFSVELPKQYAVGMVFFNQDPAKAEAARENMNREILAEGLQLIGWRKVPIDTSVLGRLALERLPQIEQVYIGGEGLSDQDMAVKLFSARRRSSVANAADTDHYICSFSHKTIIYKGLMMPADLAAFYPDLGDQRLQTAICVFHQRFSTNTLPKWPLAQPFRFLAHNGEINTITGNRNWAQARRTKFTNDLMDLEELGPLVNRVGSDSSSMDNMLELMVTGGIDLFRGVRMIIPPAWQNVETMDPDLRAFYEYNSMHMEPWDGPAGVVMTDGRYAVCLLDRNGLRPARWVTTKNGFITLASEIGVWNYQPEDVLAKGRVGPGQIFAVDTETGQILDTDAIDNRLKSRHPYKQWLRKNALRIQATMEDNDHGSAFYDVDQLKQYMKMYQVTFEERDQVLRPLGEQGYEAVGSMGDDTPMAVLSQRVRTPYDYFRQQFAQVTNPPIDPLREAIVMSLEICLGAERNIFQESPEHASRVILSSPVISPAKWRSLMNLDRPGFERQIIDLNYDESVGLEAAIRNVADQAEEAVRAGRTQIVLSDRHIAPGKLPIHASLATGAVHHRLTEKGLRCDSNILVETATARDPHHFAVLIGFGASAVYPFLAYEVLGDLIRTGEVLGDLYEVFKNYRKGITKGLLKILSKMGISTIASYRGAQLFEAIGLSEEVCELSFRGVPSRIKGARFVDIEAEQKALATEAWSPRKPIQQGGLLKFVHGGEYHAYNPDVVNTLQAAVQQGDYAKFKEYTSLVDNRPVSMIRDLFKVKTLDTPLDISEVEPLESVLKRFDSAGISLGALSPEAHEALAEAMNRLGARSNSGEGGEDPARYGTIKSSKIKQVATGRFGVTPEYLVNAEVLQIKVAQGAKPGEGGQLPGGKVNGLIAKLRYAVPGVTLISPPPHHDIYSIEDLSQLIFDLKQVNPKALVSVKLVAEAGVGTIAAGVAKAYADLITISGYDGGTGASPLTSIKYAGAPWELGLAETHQTLRGNDLRGKVRVQTDGGLKTGLDVIKAAILGAESFGFGTAPMIALGCKYLRICHLNNCATGVATQNEKLRKDHYIGTVDMVVNFFTYVAEETREWLAKLGVRSLEELIGRTDLLEILEGQTAKQHHLDLTPLLGSDHIPADKPQFCGVERNPPFDQGLLAEKMVEMATSAINDLSGAEFDLDICNCDRSIGARISGEIARKHGNQGMAKAPITFRFKGTAGQSFGVWNAGGLNMYLEGDANDYVGKGMTGGKLTIVPPKGSVYKTQESAIIGNTCLYGATGGKLFAAGTAGERFAVRNSGAHTVVEGTGDHCCEYMTGGFVCVLGKTGYNFGSGMTGGFAYVLDQDNTFVDRVNHELVEIQRISGEAMEAYRSHLQNVLNEYVAETDSEWGRELAENLDDYLRRFWLVKPKAANLKSLLSSTRANPQ